The following are from one region of the Paracoccus sp. S3-43 genome:
- a CDS encoding iron ABC transporter permease yields the protein MTALDLVAAGRRRRTRRRATVVAGALTLLLAGFALTLMLGQSFVPPGTVLRVLTGQDVPGASFAVGQLRLPRAVMAILAGLSFGLGGAAFQIMLRNPLASPDIIGISRGASAAAVFAILVMGLDGPVVSAFAVAAGLGVAMLIYALSWQGGVAGTRLILVGIGVSAMLDSFIAYVLTRAPSWDLAEALRWLTGSVNGAQLSQALPILLSLALFGGLLVSRARDLESLRLGDETAAALGTDVALTRMLVIVAAVGLIAVATAVTGPVAFVAFLSGPIAARILGPNGSVLIPSALVGGLLVLGGDYVGQFLLPARFPVGVVTGALGAPYLIYLIMRVNRAGGSL from the coding sequence ATGACCGCCCTGGACCTGGTCGCCGCCGGCCGCCGGCGCCGCACCCGGCGGCGCGCCACCGTCGTCGCGGGCGCGCTGACCCTGCTGCTGGCGGGATTCGCCCTGACGCTGATGCTGGGCCAGTCCTTCGTGCCGCCCGGCACCGTGCTGCGGGTGCTGACGGGCCAGGATGTGCCCGGCGCATCCTTCGCCGTGGGCCAGCTGCGGCTGCCGCGCGCGGTCATGGCGATCCTGGCCGGGCTGTCCTTCGGCCTGGGCGGCGCGGCCTTCCAGATCATGCTGCGCAATCCCCTGGCCAGCCCGGACATCATCGGCATCAGCCGGGGCGCCAGCGCGGCGGCGGTCTTTGCCATCCTGGTCATGGGGCTGGACGGGCCGGTGGTGTCGGCCTTCGCCGTCGCCGCCGGGCTGGGCGTCGCCATGCTGATCTATGCCCTGTCCTGGCAGGGAGGGGTGGCGGGAACCCGGCTGATCCTGGTCGGCATCGGCGTGTCGGCCATGCTGGACAGCTTCATCGCCTATGTCCTGACGCGCGCGCCGTCCTGGGATCTGGCCGAGGCGCTGCGGTGGCTGACCGGCAGCGTCAACGGCGCGCAACTGTCCCAGGCGCTGCCGATCCTGCTGTCGCTGGCGCTGTTCGGCGGGCTGCTGGTCAGCCGCGCCCGCGACCTGGAATCGCTGCGGCTGGGCGACGAGACCGCCGCAGCGCTTGGCACAGACGTCGCCTTGACGCGGATGCTGGTGATCGTGGCGGCCGTGGGCCTGATCGCCGTCGCCACCGCCGTCACCGGCCCGGTGGCCTTCGTGGCCTTCCTGTCTGGTCCCATCGCCGCGCGGATCCTGGGTCCGAACGGATCGGTGTTGATCCCCTCGGCCCTGGTCGGGGGCCTGCTGGTGCTGGGCGGCGATTATGTCGGCCAGTTCCTGCTGCCCGCGCGCTTCCCGGTGGGCGTCGTCACCGGCGCCCTGGGCGCGCCCTATCTTATCTATCTGATCATGCGCGTGAACCGCGCCGGAGGATCCCTGTGA
- a CDS encoding iron ABC transporter permease: protein MLALLAGLCALSVAIGTREVGWDDIAAALRGQADSIGQAAVGARIPRTLLAALAGAALGLSGAIMQGVTRNPLADPGILGVNLGASLAVAVAVAFFGIASAQAYIWVAIGGAGATAIFVYAIGSLGRGGPTPLKLALAGVATSVAFLSLVLAIMLSRGDVAGGLQSWQVGGVGGATFARMTPVLPFLAAGFAIGLASARKLNALALGEDMAAGLGERVALARAMAALGAILLCGAATAVCGPIGFVGLIVPHLCRVLVGVDHRWLLPFSALAGACLLIASDIAGRLIARPSELDVGIVTAFIGAPFFIWIVRRARVREL from the coding sequence ATGCTGGCGCTGCTGGCGGGTCTCTGCGCGCTGTCGGTGGCCATCGGCACCCGAGAGGTCGGCTGGGACGACATCGCCGCCGCGCTGCGGGGACAGGCGGACAGCATCGGCCAGGCGGCGGTGGGCGCGCGCATCCCGCGCACGCTGCTGGCCGCGCTGGCCGGGGCGGCGCTTGGCCTGTCGGGGGCGATCATGCAGGGCGTGACGCGCAACCCGCTGGCCGATCCGGGGATCCTGGGGGTAAATCTGGGCGCGTCCCTGGCGGTCGCGGTGGCGGTGGCCTTTTTCGGGATCGCCTCGGCCCAGGCCTATATCTGGGTGGCGATCGGCGGGGCGGGGGCGACGGCGATCTTCGTCTATGCCATCGGATCGCTGGGCCGAGGGGGGCCGACGCCCCTGAAGCTGGCGCTTGCGGGGGTCGCCACCTCGGTCGCGTTCCTGTCGCTGGTGCTGGCGATCATGCTGTCGCGCGGCGATGTCGCGGGCGGCCTGCAATCCTGGCAGGTGGGCGGCGTGGGCGGAGCCACATTCGCGCGCATGACCCCGGTCCTGCCGTTCCTGGCGGCGGGTTTCGCGATCGGCCTGGCAAGCGCGCGCAAGCTGAACGCGCTGGCCCTGGGCGAGGACATGGCGGCGGGCCTGGGCGAGCGCGTGGCCCTTGCCCGCGCCATGGCCGCACTGGGCGCGATCCTGCTGTGCGGGGCGGCCACGGCGGTCTGCGGGCCGATCGGCTTCGTGGGCCTGATCGTGCCGCATCTGTGCCGCGTGCTGGTGGGCGTCGATCACCGCTGGCTGCTGCCCTTTTCCGCCCTGGCCGGGGCCTGCCTGCTGATCGCCTCGGATATCGCGGGCCGCCTGATCGCCCGGCCGTCCGAACTGGACGTGGGCATCGTCACCGCCTTCATCGGCGCGCCCTTCTTCATCTGGATCGTGCGCCGCGCCAGGGTCCGCGAATTATGA
- a CDS encoding iron-siderophore ABC transporter substrate-binding protein, whose product MIRLAIGLAALLLPALLLPALAAAQDYPITISHAFGSTVIAEKPRRVATVNSGNHEVPLALGVVPVGMAAANYGDDDGDGVLPWVEEKLTELGAQTPVLFDEGDGIDFEGVAATQPDVILAAYSGLTQADYDTLSRIAPVVAYPDGAWTTEWRQMIRMNSAGMGMAAEGDALIAGMEEQIARTVARHPRLQGKTAMFVTHLDTTNLSIVNFYSANDTRVKFFQDLGLSMPRSVTEATQPGQFFGSISAERIDAFDDVDIVVTYGGPALLAAMRQDPLLSHMPAVANDAIVVLKNDPLGNAANPTPLGLPYVLEDYAALLAEAAQKSE is encoded by the coding sequence ATGATCCGTCTTGCCATCGGCCTTGCCGCCCTGCTGCTGCCCGCCCTGCTGCTGCCCGCCCTTGCCGCGGCCCAGGACTATCCGATCACCATTTCCCATGCCTTCGGCAGCACCGTCATCGCGGAAAAGCCGCGGCGCGTGGCGACCGTCAATTCCGGCAACCACGAGGTTCCCTTGGCCCTGGGCGTGGTGCCGGTGGGGATGGCTGCGGCGAATTACGGCGATGACGACGGCGACGGCGTGCTGCCCTGGGTCGAGGAGAAGCTGACCGAACTGGGCGCCCAGACGCCGGTGCTGTTCGACGAGGGCGACGGCATCGATTTCGAAGGGGTGGCGGCGACGCAGCCCGACGTGATCCTGGCCGCCTATTCCGGGCTGACGCAGGCGGACTACGACACGCTGTCCCGGATCGCGCCGGTCGTGGCCTATCCCGACGGGGCCTGGACGACCGAGTGGCGGCAGATGATCCGCATGAACAGCGCGGGCATGGGCATGGCCGCCGAGGGCGACGCCCTGATCGCCGGGATGGAGGAGCAGATCGCCCGGACCGTCGCCCGCCATCCCCGGTTGCAGGGCAAGACGGCCATGTTCGTGACGCATCTGGACACGACCAACCTGTCCATCGTCAACTTCTACAGCGCCAACGACACGCGAGTGAAGTTCTTCCAGGATCTGGGCCTGTCGATGCCCCGAAGCGTGACCGAGGCGACGCAGCCGGGGCAGTTCTTCGGGTCCATCAGCGCCGAACGGATCGACGCCTTCGACGATGTGGATATCGTCGTGACCTATGGCGGGCCGGCGCTGCTGGCGGCGATGCGGCAGGATCCGCTGCTCAGCCACATGCCCGCCGTCGCCAACGACGCCATCGTGGTCCTGAAGAACGACCCGCTGGGCAACGCCGCCAACCCGACGCCGCTGGGGCTTCCTTACGTGCTGGAGGATTACGCCGCCCTGCTGGCCGAGGCGGCGCAGAAATCCGAATGA
- a CDS encoding TonB-dependent siderophore receptor — MAHDISCGARRNLTALLLGCTALIASPALAQDAGTGTETSPYRLSPILINAEGQFDDDANSIVAQELWVGGKVATSILDTPASVSVITEKEVRDRKATTLEEVLSYSSGIHTDYYGTDDRNEYFLVRGFEATTYRDGLTLGSMRSAREEPYAFERTEVIRGGNSTLFGTSDPGGTINFVTKQPRFERFGEVYGSVGSPRNAEYGFDAGDVLNAEGTLAYRLTAKVQEGERDYDPSQNDSRFLMGGLSWQPGSATTLSVVADYLKRENTPNSGGYPLDREYDRSDFFGEPDFNYQNVERASITGLLEHDFDNGLNLRANLRYSDLKSDFGYVYLSDSPARVGTVVDRWYFGGENTAEELIGNVILQYDRSFERFDSSTVAGLEFRDASTSSAPFFGAYTPIDVANPVYSGAPGALAAPYELRDNDYSTRSLFVQQNLSFDDRFIATVGLRHDWLDIEETLNGVQTSDDFSETSIRGALTYKVNSEISTYVSYVESVAPPGVGVEPERGEQYELGVKYQPLGTNALISASVYDLTKNNVTVAVVQPDGNITRELVGEQRVRGFDLEGKAELGGNVDVIASYSYLKSDVVRSGPIRGVDVEGNEFGNVPNHMASLWVNYTLPGNETRGDMRFGLGARYVGSYFFAISNDTGKADSSVTLDAAFTYQVQENTNLAVNISNLLDDQHVVGSGTADYYNPGRAVAVTLRHTW, encoded by the coding sequence ATGGCACATGACATTTCGTGCGGCGCCCGCCGCAACCTGACGGCCCTGCTTCTGGGCTGCACGGCGCTGATCGCGTCCCCGGCCCTTGCCCAGGATGCGGGCACCGGGACCGAGACGTCCCCCTATCGCCTGTCGCCGATCCTGATCAACGCCGAGGGCCAGTTCGACGACGACGCGAATTCCATCGTGGCGCAGGAACTGTGGGTCGGCGGCAAGGTCGCGACCAGCATCCTGGACACCCCGGCCTCGGTGTCGGTCATCACGGAAAAGGAAGTCCGCGACCGCAAGGCCACCACGCTGGAAGAGGTGCTGAGCTATTCCTCGGGCATCCATACCGATTACTATGGCACCGACGATCGCAACGAATATTTCCTGGTCCGCGGGTTCGAGGCGACGACCTATCGCGACGGCCTGACCCTGGGCTCCATGCGCAGCGCGCGCGAGGAACCCTATGCGTTCGAACGGACCGAGGTGATCCGGGGCGGCAACTCGACCCTATTCGGCACCTCGGATCCGGGCGGCACGATCAACTTCGTCACCAAGCAGCCGCGTTTCGAACGGTTCGGAGAGGTCTATGGCTCGGTCGGATCGCCGCGCAACGCCGAATACGGCTTCGATGCCGGCGACGTGCTGAACGCCGAAGGGACGCTGGCCTATCGGCTGACCGCCAAGGTGCAGGAGGGCGAGCGGGACTACGATCCTTCGCAGAACGACTCGCGCTTCCTGATGGGCGGGCTGTCCTGGCAGCCCGGCAGCGCCACGACGCTGAGCGTGGTCGCCGATTACCTGAAACGCGAAAACACCCCCAACAGCGGCGGCTATCCGCTGGACCGCGAATACGACCGCAGCGATTTCTTCGGAGAGCCGGACTTCAACTATCAGAATGTCGAGCGCGCCAGCATCACCGGATTGCTGGAACATGACTTCGACAACGGCCTGAATCTGCGCGCGAACCTGCGCTACAGCGACCTGAAAAGCGATTTCGGCTATGTCTATCTGTCGGACAGCCCGGCGCGGGTCGGCACGGTCGTGGACCGCTGGTATTTCGGCGGCGAAAACACCGCCGAGGAGCTGATCGGCAACGTCATCCTGCAATACGACCGCAGTTTCGAGCGTTTCGACAGCAGCACCGTGGCCGGGCTGGAATTCCGCGACGCCTCGACCAGCAGTGCGCCGTTCTTCGGGGCCTATACCCCGATCGACGTGGCAAACCCGGTCTATTCGGGTGCTCCCGGCGCATTGGCGGCGCCCTATGAGCTGCGCGACAACGACTACAGCACCCGATCGCTGTTCGTGCAGCAGAACCTGTCCTTCGACGACCGCTTCATCGCCACCGTCGGGCTGCGCCATGACTGGCTGGACATCGAGGAAACGCTGAACGGCGTGCAGACCAGCGACGATTTCTCGGAAACCTCGATCCGGGGGGCGCTGACCTATAAGGTCAACAGCGAAATCTCGACCTATGTCAGCTATGTCGAATCCGTCGCGCCTCCGGGCGTTGGCGTCGAACCGGAACGGGGCGAGCAATACGAACTGGGCGTGAAATATCAGCCGCTGGGGACCAACGCGCTGATCTCGGCCTCGGTCTATGACCTGACCAAGAACAACGTCACCGTGGCGGTGGTCCAGCCGGACGGCAACATCACCCGCGAACTGGTCGGCGAACAGCGGGTGCGCGGCTTCGACCTGGAAGGCAAGGCCGAACTGGGCGGCAATGTCGACGTGATCGCGTCCTATTCGTATCTGAAGTCCGACGTCGTGCGGTCCGGGCCGATCCGGGGCGTGGATGTCGAAGGAAACGAATTCGGCAACGTTCCCAACCACATGGCTTCGCTGTGGGTGAATTATACCCTGCCTGGCAACGAAACCCGCGGCGACATGCGCTTCGGCCTGGGCGCGCGTTATGTCGGGTCGTATTTCTTCGCGATCTCGAACGATACCGGCAAGGCTGATTCGTCGGTCACGCTGGACGCCGCCTTCACCTATCAGGTGCAGGAAAACACCAACCTGGCCGTGAACATCAGCAACCTGCTGGACGACCAGCATGTCGTCGGCAGCGGCACGGCGGATTACTACAACCCCGGCCGGGCCGTCGCCGTGACCCTGCGCCATACCTGGTAA
- a CDS encoding AraC family transcriptional regulator, which yields MSYLHRMTCRTDGIRAVAPVRWRGLDGVASVYWQAEARAGATGYYLSPDPRIVFFLNDVSGHILISNRDAGMEAHARPMMRALYVPAGMPIWSSFTGAHHFAHLDLHIHRDRLLRFLSPSLGASDALSVLRRPVEIQDAPALTALAGLLVDEVSRPARHPVFAESLVGSIATGLLDIPARGQDSASGGLTPAQMRRLTARLHARQDRRMTVAEMAATLGLSESWFAAVFKQTTGQTPLQWQMAQRIAQAQRLLCDRALTVADVAAHLGFSDQAHLTRAFRQVAGETPAAWRRMRIAE from the coding sequence ATGAGCTACCTGCACAGGATGACCTGCCGGACCGATGGCATCCGGGCCGTGGCGCCGGTCCGCTGGCGCGGCCTGGACGGCGTGGCCAGCGTCTATTGGCAGGCCGAGGCGCGGGCGGGCGCCACGGGTTATTACCTGTCGCCCGATCCGCGTATCGTGTTCTTCCTGAACGACGTGTCGGGCCATATCCTGATCTCGAACCGCGACGCGGGCATGGAAGCCCATGCCCGGCCGATGATGCGGGCGCTGTATGTCCCGGCGGGGATGCCGATCTGGTCCAGCTTCACCGGAGCGCATCATTTCGCGCATCTGGATCTGCATATCCACCGCGACCGTCTGCTGCGGTTCCTGTCGCCGTCGCTCGGCGCGTCGGACGCGCTGTCGGTCCTGCGCCGCCCGGTCGAGATCCAGGACGCCCCGGCCCTGACCGCGCTGGCCGGTCTGCTGGTGGACGAGGTGTCGCGGCCCGCGCGCCATCCGGTCTTTGCCGAAAGCCTGGTGGGCAGCATCGCCACCGGGCTTCTGGACATTCCGGCGCGGGGCCAGGACAGCGCCTCGGGCGGGCTGACGCCCGCGCAGATGCGCAGGCTGACGGCCCGGCTGCACGCGCGCCAGGACCGGCGCATGACCGTGGCCGAGATGGCGGCGACGCTCGGGCTGTCGGAAAGCTGGTTCGCGGCGGTCTTCAAGCAGACGACCGGCCAGACGCCCCTGCAATGGCAAATGGCCCAGCGGATCGCCCAGGCGCAGCGCCTGCTGTGCGACCGCGCCCTGACCGTGGCCGATGTGGCGGCGCATCTGGGCTTTTCCGACCAGGCGCATCTGACGCGCGCCTTCCGGCAGGTCGCGGGGGAAACACCCGCCGCGTGGCGGCGGATGCGGATCGCGGAATAG
- a CDS encoding siderophore-interacting protein, translating to MSHLRTHRNSGTIPMASGAAAAALKARAAAWEVPLVETADALSLFVWGCELRLVPGGGDVRIELSAPEARLIGNLQDSATELFAEAGLEVRWDRVDAGALAPGLSLMQVRSVAQRSPGFIRVRLTGPDAARFGIGSLHFRLLLPPAGQEAVWPRVGASGRTEWPTGADALHRPVYTVAGHGEDWLDFDIFRHAGSPTCDWALSGPQGSTVGIIGPGGGWCPDAARLHLFGDETALPAIARMLELAQGEVTAHIRAAYPDLGPLAADPRVTRCDDLLAALARTDLGKGSHVWFAAEAGQARQARQHLTARGIDRKDFLSAAYWG from the coding sequence ATGTCGCACCTGCGCACACACCGGAATTCCGGCACCATCCCGATGGCCTCGGGCGCGGCCGCGGCGGCCCTGAAGGCCCGCGCCGCCGCGTGGGAGGTGCCGCTGGTGGAAACCGCCGATGCGCTGAGCCTGTTCGTCTGGGGCTGCGAACTGCGCCTGGTGCCGGGCGGCGGCGATGTCCGCATCGAACTGAGCGCACCCGAGGCGCGCCTGATCGGCAACCTTCAGGACAGCGCCACCGAACTGTTCGCCGAGGCCGGGCTGGAGGTCCGGTGGGACCGGGTCGATGCGGGCGCGCTTGCGCCGGGCCTGTCGCTGATGCAGGTGCGGTCGGTCGCGCAGCGGTCGCCAGGATTCATCCGGGTGCGCCTGACCGGGCCGGATGCCGCGCGCTTCGGCATCGGCAGCCTGCATTTCCGCCTGCTTCTGCCCCCGGCGGGGCAAGAGGCGGTCTGGCCCAGGGTCGGGGCCTCGGGACGGACGGAATGGCCCACGGGGGCGGATGCGCTGCACCGTCCGGTCTATACGGTCGCCGGCCATGGCGAGGACTGGCTGGATTTCGACATCTTCCGCCACGCGGGCAGCCCAACCTGCGACTGGGCGCTGTCGGGTCCGCAGGGATCCACCGTGGGCATCATCGGTCCCGGCGGCGGCTGGTGCCCGGACGCCGCCCGCCTGCACCTGTTCGGCGACGAAACCGCGCTGCCCGCGATCGCGCGGATGCTGGAACTGGCGCAGGGCGAGGTCACGGCCCATATCCGCGCGGCCTATCCCGACCTGGGACCGCTGGCCGCCGATCCGCGCGTCACGCGCTGCGACGACCTGCTGGCTGCCCTGGCCAGGACCGATCTGGGGAAAGGCAGCCATGTCTGGTTCGCGGCCGAGGCGGGGCAGGCCCGACAGGCCCGCCAGCACCTGACCGCGCGCGGCATCGACCGCAAGGATTTCCTGTCGGCCGCCTATTGGGGCTGA
- a CDS encoding ABC transporter ATP-binding protein, which translates to MLRQFFSYYRPFMGLFWLDFGCAVLSGLLELAFPLAVTAFIDHLLPQGNWTLTVAAAVGLLALYAINTGLLTVVIYWGHKLGINIETEMRARAFDHLTRLSWRWYDRARTGKLVARVTRDLEEIGEVAHHGPEDAFIAIMTFVGAFALMFWVNPQLAVIVALIVPAMLALVIVYGGRMTRTWRAIYSRVGDFNVRLEEALGGVRVVQAFGNEAHETHLFAADNARYRQAKIDAYRVMAASNALQYMGLRLVQVIVMVIGAGFVLTGDLTTGGFVGFLLLVGVFYRPLEKIAAVIETYPRGIAGFRRYQELLATEPEITDAPDAIEAPALRGDIRFQNVSFAYDEGRTILDGIDLTIRAGETVAFVGPSGAGKTTLLALLPRFYEPTRGRITVDGLELARMRLNSLRRQIGLVSQDVFLFGGTLRENIAYGRLGASDEDIRQAAAQAQLTQMIDGLPDGLDTRVGERGVMLSGGQKQRVAIARAFLKNPPILILDEATSALDSQTEREIQQALDTLAAGRTTLIIAHRLGTIRNADRIVVMDRGRVAEIGSHAELIAQGGIYAGLAA; encoded by the coding sequence ATGCTGCGCCAGTTCTTTTCCTATTACCGCCCCTTCATGGGACTGTTCTGGCTGGATTTCGGCTGCGCGGTGCTGTCGGGCCTGCTGGAACTGGCCTTTCCCCTGGCCGTCACCGCCTTCATCGACCACCTGCTGCCGCAGGGCAACTGGACGCTGACGGTCGCCGCCGCCGTGGGGCTGCTGGCGCTTTACGCGATCAATACCGGGCTGCTGACGGTGGTGATCTATTGGGGCCACAAGCTGGGCATCAATATCGAGACGGAGATGCGCGCCCGCGCCTTCGACCACCTGACCCGGCTGTCCTGGCGGTGGTACGACCGCGCCCGCACCGGCAAGCTGGTCGCCCGCGTCACCCGCGATCTGGAGGAGATCGGCGAGGTCGCCCATCACGGCCCCGAGGACGCCTTCATCGCCATCATGACCTTTGTCGGGGCCTTCGCGCTGATGTTCTGGGTCAATCCGCAGCTTGCGGTGATCGTGGCGCTGATCGTGCCGGCGATGCTGGCCCTCGTAATCGTCTATGGCGGGCGCATGACGCGGACCTGGCGGGCGATCTATTCCCGCGTCGGCGATTTCAACGTCCGGCTGGAAGAGGCGCTTGGCGGCGTCCGCGTGGTCCAGGCCTTCGGCAACGAGGCGCACGAGACCCATCTGTTCGCCGCCGACAACGCCCGTTACCGCCAGGCGAAGATCGACGCCTATCGCGTGATGGCCGCGTCGAACGCGCTGCAATACATGGGCCTGCGGCTGGTCCAGGTGATCGTGATGGTCATCGGCGCGGGCTTCGTGCTGACGGGCGACCTGACGACCGGCGGCTTCGTCGGATTCCTGCTGCTGGTCGGCGTGTTCTATCGCCCGCTGGAAAAGATCGCCGCCGTGATCGAGACCTATCCGCGCGGCATCGCCGGGTTCCGCCGCTATCAGGAACTGCTGGCGACCGAGCCGGAAATCACCGACGCCCCCGACGCCATCGAGGCCCCGGCCCTGCGCGGCGACATCCGCTTCCAGAACGTCAGCTTCGCCTATGACGAAGGCCGGACCATCCTGGACGGCATCGACCTGACCATCCGGGCGGGCGAAACGGTGGCCTTCGTGGGGCCGTCCGGGGCGGGCAAGACCACGCTGCTGGCGCTGCTGCCGCGATTTTACGAACCGACGCGGGGCCGGATCACCGTGGACGGGCTGGAACTGGCGCGGATGCGGCTGAACAGCCTGCGCCGCCAGATCGGTCTGGTCAGCCAGGACGTGTTCCTGTTCGGCGGCACGCTGCGCGAAAACATCGCCTATGGCCGCCTGGGCGCCAGCGACGAGGACATCCGCCAGGCCGCCGCCCAGGCGCAGCTGACGCAGATGATCGACGGCCTGCCCGACGGGCTGGACACAAGGGTCGGCGAACGCGGCGTGATGCTGTCGGGCGGGCAGAAGCAGCGCGTGGCCATCGCCCGCGCCTTCCTGAAGAACCCGCCGATCCTGATCCTGGACGAGGCGACAAGCGCGCTTGACAGCCAGACGGAACGCGAGATCCAGCAGGCGCTCGACACGCTGGCGGCGGGGCGCACGACGCTGATCATCGCGCATCGGCTGGGCACCATCCGCAACGCCGACCGGATCGTGGTGATGGACCGTGGCCGCGTGGCCGAGATCGGCAGCCATGCCGAACTGATCGCCCAGGGCGGGATCTATGCGGGGCTGGCCGCCTGA
- a CDS encoding ATP-binding cassette domain-containing protein, which translates to MSLFSISDLTVDVPGRRLLHGLTLDLPPGRVIALIGHNGSGKSTLLKVLARQIAPSGGAVAFEGRALPDWRARDYARRLAFLPQHPPAAEGMSVRELVALGRYPWHGALGRFGPDDHQAVARAMAECGVTGFADRLVDTLSGGERQRAWLAMMVAQQAATLLLDEPISALDIAHQVEVLALVRRMCHESGRSAVIVLHEVNMSARFCDHVVALKGGRLVLQGGPADLMRSDALERIYGLPMQVLTRADGGPVAIPA; encoded by the coding sequence ATGAGCCTGTTTTCCATCTCCGACCTGACCGTCGATGTCCCCGGCCGCCGCCTTCTGCACGGCCTGACGCTGGACCTGCCCCCCGGCCGGGTGATCGCGCTGATCGGCCATAACGGGTCGGGCAAGTCCACCCTGCTGAAGGTGCTGGCCCGCCAGATCGCCCCCAGCGGCGGCGCCGTCGCCTTCGAGGGCCGCGCCCTGCCCGACTGGCGCGCCCGCGACTATGCCCGCCGCCTGGCCTTCCTGCCCCAGCACCCCCCGGCGGCCGAGGGCATGAGCGTGCGCGAACTGGTGGCGCTTGGCCGATACCCGTGGCACGGCGCGCTTGGCCGCTTCGGCCCCGACGACCATCAGGCCGTCGCCCGCGCGATGGCGGAATGCGGCGTCACGGGTTTTGCCGACCGGCTTGTGGACACGCTGTCGGGCGGCGAGCGCCAGCGGGCCTGGCTGGCGATGATGGTCGCGCAACAGGCCGCGACCCTGCTTCTGGACGAACCGATCAGCGCCTTGGACATCGCCCATCAGGTCGAGGTTCTGGCGCTTGTCCGCCGCATGTGCCATGAGAGCGGCCGCAGCGCCGTGATCGTGCTCCACGAGGTCAACATGTCCGCCCGATTCTGCGACCATGTGGTCGCGCTGAAGGGCGGGCGGCTGGTCTTGCAGGGCGGCCCCGCCGACCTGATGCGATCCGATGCGCTGGAACGGATCTATGGCCTGCCGATGCAGGTGCTGACACGCGCGGATGGCGGCCCGGTGGCCATCCCCGCCTGA